A region from the Kribbella shirazensis genome encodes:
- the gltB gene encoding glutamate synthase large subunit, whose product MYGRPPFPSEGLYDGRHEHDACGVAFVATLTGEPSHDIVAKALTALRNLEHRGASGAEPDSGDGAGILIQVPDAFYRKACEFELPAPHSYATGIAFLPADADDAAKAVARIEELAAEEQLDVVGWRDIPTTPELLGATARSVMPTFKQLFVTAQAGRVLGLALERMAFRLRKRAEKETATYFPSLSGRTITYKGMLTTDQLDKFFPELTDPDLASAIGVVHSRFSTNTFPSWPLAHPYRYIAHNGEINTVQGNRNWMRAREALLASDLIPGDLEQLYPICTPGASDSASFDEVLELLHLGGRSLPHAMLMMIPEAWENATTMDPKRRAFYEFHSTLMEPWDGPASVVFSDGTKVGAVLDRNGLRPSRYWVTEDGLVVLASEAGVLDIDPATVTEKGRLEPGRIFLVDVDAHRIITDAEVKNALAAEHPYDEWLHAGLIRFEDLHEREHVVHSHASVTRRQQVFGYTEEELRVILTPMAKAGAEPIGSMGTDTPIAVLSDRPRLLFDYFAQLFAQVTNPPLDAIREELVTSLSSSLGPESNLLNPSPASCRQVVIPFPVITNDELAKLRHINLDGDMPGLATTVLRGVYDVEGGGDALKARLDELCAEASAAIQDGARILVLSDRHSNADKAPIPSLLLTSAVHHHLVREKTRTQVGLVVEAGDVREVHHVALLMGYGAAAINPYLALESVEDLCRQGTYLPGVEPEQAIRNVVKSLGKGVLKVMSKMGVSTVASYTGAQIFEANGLAPELVDQYFTGTASKLGGIGLDTIAEEVRRRHLRAYPADGILPAHRKLEIGGEYQWRREGEPHLFDPETVFRLQHSTRTGRYDIFKQYTSRVDEQSERLMTLRGLFGFSSDRQPIPIEEVEPAGEIVKRFSTGAMSYGSISAEAHTTLAIAMNQLGGKSNTGEGGEDADRLYDPARRSSIKQVASGRFGVTAEYLTNSDDIQIKMAQGAKPGEGGQLPGPKVYPWVASTRHSTPGVGLISPPPHHDIYSIEDLAQLIHDLKNANPAARIHVKLVSEVGVGTIAAGVSKAHADVVLISGHDGGTGAAPLTSLKHAGGPWELGLAETQQTLLLNGLRDRIVVQTDGQLKTGRDVVIAALLGAEEYGFATAPLVVSGCIMMRVCHLDTCPVGVATQNPVLRERYSGKPEFVVNFFEFIAEEVREYLAQLGFRTLDEAIGHAEVLDVQRAVDHWKADGLDLSPILHVPALPEGASRHRTVEQNHGLDKALDNELIRICRPALDNGEPVRAQVAIRNVNRTVGTMLGHEITKRYRAAGLPDGTVDLTFTGSAGNSFAAFVPRGVTLRLEGDANDYVGKGLSGGRVVIRPDRRARFDAADQIIAGNVIAYGATSGELFISGGAGQRFCVRNSGATAVVEAVGDHACEYMTGGRVVVLGAVGRNFAAGMSGGVAHVLDLDPALVNPELVDLRPADEEESELLQDLVRRHHEETGSERAAKLLADWPAAAARFTTVMPRDYARVLAAKAAAERDGLDEDATTRAMMEAI is encoded by the coding sequence ATGTATGGTCGCCCCCCATTCCCGAGCGAGGGTCTGTACGACGGACGCCACGAGCACGATGCGTGTGGTGTCGCCTTCGTCGCGACTCTGACCGGTGAACCCAGCCACGACATCGTGGCCAAGGCTTTGACCGCCCTGCGGAACCTCGAGCACCGTGGTGCGTCCGGTGCCGAACCCGATTCCGGCGACGGCGCCGGCATCCTGATCCAGGTCCCGGACGCGTTCTACCGCAAGGCGTGCGAGTTCGAGCTGCCCGCGCCTCACAGCTACGCGACCGGTATCGCCTTCCTCCCGGCCGACGCCGACGACGCCGCGAAGGCGGTCGCGCGCATCGAGGAGCTGGCGGCCGAGGAACAGCTGGACGTGGTCGGCTGGCGGGACATCCCGACCACCCCTGAGCTGCTGGGCGCGACCGCCCGCTCGGTGATGCCGACGTTCAAGCAGCTGTTCGTGACCGCGCAGGCGGGCCGTGTGCTCGGCCTGGCGCTGGAGCGGATGGCGTTCCGGCTGCGCAAGCGCGCCGAGAAGGAGACTGCGACGTACTTCCCGTCGCTGTCCGGCCGGACCATCACCTACAAGGGGATGCTCACCACCGACCAGCTGGACAAGTTCTTCCCCGAGCTGACCGACCCCGACCTCGCCTCCGCGATCGGCGTCGTGCACTCGCGGTTCTCCACCAACACGTTCCCGTCCTGGCCGCTGGCCCACCCGTACCGGTACATCGCCCACAACGGCGAGATCAACACCGTCCAGGGCAACCGGAACTGGATGCGCGCCCGCGAGGCGCTGCTCGCCAGCGACCTGATCCCCGGCGACCTCGAGCAGCTCTACCCGATCTGTACGCCGGGAGCGTCCGACTCCGCGTCCTTCGACGAGGTCCTCGAGCTCCTGCACCTCGGCGGCCGCTCGCTGCCGCACGCGATGCTGATGATGATCCCGGAGGCGTGGGAGAACGCCACCACGATGGACCCGAAGCGGCGTGCGTTCTACGAGTTCCACTCGACGCTGATGGAGCCGTGGGACGGCCCGGCGTCGGTGGTCTTCTCCGACGGCACGAAGGTCGGCGCGGTCCTGGACCGCAACGGCCTGCGCCCCTCCCGCTACTGGGTGACCGAGGACGGTCTCGTCGTCCTGGCCTCCGAGGCCGGTGTCCTGGACATCGACCCGGCCACCGTGACCGAGAAGGGCCGTCTCGAGCCCGGCCGGATCTTCCTGGTCGACGTCGACGCGCACCGGATCATCACCGACGCCGAGGTGAAGAACGCGCTCGCGGCAGAGCACCCGTACGACGAGTGGCTGCACGCCGGCCTGATCCGGTTCGAGGACCTGCACGAGCGCGAGCACGTCGTCCACAGCCACGCGTCGGTGACCCGGCGCCAGCAGGTCTTCGGGTACACCGAGGAGGAGCTGCGGGTCATCCTCACCCCGATGGCGAAGGCGGGCGCGGAGCCGATCGGCTCGATGGGCACCGACACCCCGATCGCGGTGCTGAGTGACCGCCCGCGGCTGCTGTTCGACTACTTCGCGCAGCTGTTCGCCCAGGTCACGAACCCGCCGCTGGACGCGATCCGCGAGGAGCTGGTGACCTCGCTGTCGTCCAGCCTCGGCCCGGAGTCGAACCTGCTGAACCCGAGCCCGGCGTCCTGCCGGCAGGTGGTGATCCCGTTCCCGGTGATCACCAACGACGAGCTGGCCAAGCTCCGGCACATCAACCTCGACGGCGACATGCCCGGCCTGGCCACCACGGTCCTGCGCGGTGTGTACGACGTCGAGGGTGGCGGCGACGCGCTGAAGGCCCGGCTCGACGAGCTGTGCGCCGAGGCGAGCGCCGCGATCCAGGACGGCGCCCGCATCCTGGTGCTGTCCGACCGGCACTCGAACGCCGACAAGGCACCGATCCCGTCGCTCCTGCTGACCTCGGCCGTCCACCACCACCTGGTGCGCGAGAAGACCCGTACGCAGGTCGGCCTCGTCGTGGAGGCCGGTGACGTCCGCGAGGTCCACCACGTCGCGCTCCTGATGGGGTACGGCGCGGCGGCGATCAACCCGTACCTGGCGCTGGAGTCCGTCGAGGACCTGTGCCGCCAGGGCACCTACCTGCCGGGCGTCGAGCCCGAGCAGGCGATCCGCAACGTGGTGAAGTCGCTCGGCAAGGGCGTCCTCAAGGTCATGTCGAAGATGGGTGTCTCGACCGTCGCGTCGTACACGGGCGCCCAGATCTTCGAGGCGAACGGGCTGGCCCCGGAGCTGGTCGACCAGTACTTCACCGGCACGGCGTCCAAGCTCGGCGGTATCGGCCTGGACACGATCGCCGAGGAGGTACGTCGCCGGCACCTGCGCGCGTACCCGGCCGACGGCATCCTGCCCGCGCACCGCAAGCTCGAGATCGGCGGCGAGTACCAGTGGCGCCGTGAGGGCGAGCCGCACCTGTTCGACCCGGAGACGGTGTTCCGGCTGCAGCACAGCACCCGGACCGGGCGGTACGACATCTTCAAGCAGTACACGTCCCGCGTCGACGAGCAGTCCGAGCGGCTGATGACGCTGCGCGGCCTGTTCGGATTCAGCAGCGACCGGCAGCCGATCCCGATCGAGGAGGTGGAGCCGGCCGGCGAGATCGTCAAGCGGTTCTCGACCGGCGCGATGAGCTACGGCTCGATCAGCGCCGAGGCGCACACCACGCTGGCGATCGCGATGAACCAGCTCGGCGGCAAGTCGAACACCGGTGAGGGCGGCGAGGACGCCGACCGGCTGTACGACCCGGCCCGGCGGAGCTCGATCAAGCAGGTCGCGTCCGGTCGCTTCGGCGTCACCGCGGAGTACCTGACGAACTCCGACGACATCCAGATCAAGATGGCGCAGGGCGCGAAGCCCGGTGAGGGCGGGCAGCTGCCCGGCCCGAAGGTGTACCCGTGGGTGGCCAGCACCCGGCACTCGACGCCGGGCGTCGGCCTGATCTCGCCGCCGCCGCACCACGACATCTACTCGATCGAGGACCTGGCGCAGCTGATCCACGACCTGAAGAACGCGAACCCGGCGGCCCGCATCCACGTGAAGCTGGTGTCCGAGGTCGGGGTCGGGACGATCGCGGCGGGCGTCTCCAAGGCGCACGCGGACGTCGTACTGATCTCCGGTCACGACGGCGGTACCGGCGCGGCGCCGCTGACGTCGCTGAAGCACGCGGGCGGTCCGTGGGAGCTCGGCCTGGCCGAGACCCAGCAGACCCTGCTGCTGAACGGGTTGCGCGACCGGATCGTGGTCCAGACCGACGGCCAGCTGAAGACCGGCCGGGACGTGGTCATCGCAGCCCTGCTCGGCGCGGAGGAGTACGGCTTCGCGACCGCTCCGCTGGTGGTGTCGGGCTGCATCATGATGCGGGTCTGTCACCTGGACACCTGCCCAGTCGGCGTCGCCACCCAGAACCCGGTGCTGCGCGAGCGGTACTCCGGCAAGCCCGAGTTCGTGGTGAACTTCTTCGAGTTCATCGCCGAGGAGGTCCGCGAGTACCTGGCGCAGCTCGGCTTCCGCACCCTGGACGAGGCGATCGGTCACGCCGAGGTGCTGGACGTCCAGCGCGCGGTGGACCACTGGAAGGCCGACGGCCTCGACCTGTCGCCGATCCTGCACGTCCCGGCGCTGCCCGAGGGCGCGTCGCGGCACCGGACCGTCGAGCAGAACCACGGCCTCGACAAGGCGCTCGACAACGAGCTGATCCGGATCTGCCGGCCGGCGCTGGACAACGGCGAACCGGTCCGCGCGCAGGTCGCGATCCGCAACGTCAACCGCACCGTCGGCACCATGCTCGGCCACGAGATCACCAAGCGGTACCGTGCGGCCGGTCTGCCGGACGGCACCGTCGACCTGACCTTCACCGGGTCGGCCGGCAACTCGTTCGCCGCCTTCGTGCCGCGCGGGGTCACCCTGCGACTCGAGGGTGACGCCAACGACTACGTCGGCAAGGGCCTGTCCGGCGGCCGGGTCGTCATCCGGCCCGACCGGCGGGCGCGGTTCGACGCCGCCGACCAGATCATCGCCGGCAACGTCATCGCGTACGGCGCGACGTCCGGCGAACTGTTCATCAGCGGCGGGGCGGGCCAGCGGTTCTGCGTCCGGAACTCCGGCGCGACCGCGGTCGTCGAAGCGGTCGGCGACCACGCCTGCGAGTACATGACCGGTGGGCGCGTCGTCGTACTGGGCGCCGTCGGCCGGAACTTCGCGGCGGGCATGTCGGGCGGCGTGGCCCACGTGCTCGACCTGGACCCCGCCCTCGTCAACCCGGAGCTGGTCGACCTGCGTCCGGCCGACGAGGAGGAGTCCGAACTGTTGCAGGACCTGGTCCGGCGGCACCACGAGGAGACCGGTTCGGAACGGGCGGCCAAGCTGCTCGCCGACTGGCCCGCCGCCGCTGCCCGGTTCACCACGGTGATGCCCCGCGACTACGCCCGGGTGCTGGCGGCCAAGGCGGCCGCCGAGCGCGACGGCCTGGACGAGGACGCCACCACGCGAGCGATGATGGAGGCCATCTGA
- a CDS encoding phosphotransferase has product MPWQPSPDWQPLTPGTGQATGGVWRAPDGQVVKRLVPGVTEPRHHAYWERQALVAESGVVARTPGLRSPACRGVERDAGGITLRMAYTSPAGWTPGDLAEALGRFGACFVVEPAWGARDVLRERLRTVERRGGWAPLARAGLASPAVEELWARRESALAVLDGLPRVPTHGDAHTVNLLGRDGDDVIAVDWEQFGLGPSGFDLGYLLLATDVPLDDLIAAHGGDRTSGAVRCGAALVAAYTGVSRAAWALTQDDPGDHVERLVRLSAVVDEAVSHAS; this is encoded by the coding sequence ATGCCCTGGCAGCCTTCTCCCGACTGGCAACCGCTCACCCCCGGCACCGGCCAGGCGACCGGCGGCGTCTGGCGGGCCCCGGACGGACAGGTCGTGAAGCGCCTGGTCCCCGGCGTGACCGAGCCTCGCCACCACGCGTACTGGGAACGGCAGGCCCTCGTCGCCGAGTCCGGCGTTGTCGCACGTACGCCGGGGCTGCGTTCACCCGCATGTCGTGGCGTGGAGCGGGACGCGGGCGGCATTACGCTGCGGATGGCCTACACGTCCCCGGCGGGATGGACTCCAGGTGACCTGGCTGAGGCTCTGGGGCGCTTCGGAGCCTGTTTCGTGGTCGAGCCTGCCTGGGGTGCGCGCGACGTACTGCGGGAGCGTCTGCGGACCGTGGAGCGCCGCGGCGGGTGGGCTCCGTTGGCCCGCGCAGGGCTCGCCTCACCGGCGGTCGAGGAGCTCTGGGCGAGGCGTGAATCGGCGTTGGCCGTCCTGGACGGGCTTCCCCGGGTGCCGACACACGGCGACGCGCACACGGTGAACCTGCTCGGGCGGGACGGCGACGACGTGATCGCCGTCGACTGGGAACAGTTCGGCCTGGGACCGAGCGGCTTCGACCTCGGATACCTGCTCCTCGCCACCGACGTCCCCTTGGACGACCTGATCGCCGCGCACGGCGGCGACCGGACGTCGGGCGCGGTGCGCTGTGGGGCGGCGCTGGTTGCGGCGTACACCGGGGTGTCCCGGGCTGCTTGGGCGCTGACGCAGGACGACCCGGGTGATCACGTGGAGCGGTTGGTCAGGTTGTCGGCGGTTGTGGACGAGGCGGTCAGCCACGCCTCGTAG
- a CDS encoding serine/threonine protein kinase, whose protein sequence is MFPAEIDVPPLTYLDQLGTIFTRFGTQDSGNISYGVQADGARYFVKTAGDPTDSRPYVDFDGRVALLRTAAELARSVTHHTMPGLHTVVESPAGPLLVYEWRDGDLLGEPAARERFQALPTEEILAALHALYELHAALDAAGWVEGDFYDGAMLYDFDARRLTVMDLDTYHRGPYRNTMGRMFGSSRFMAPEEHALGAPIDSRTTAYVMARTALVLLPEPPPALHAVLLEATTTRFPSYQAFYEAWLTASSTTADNLTNRST, encoded by the coding sequence ATGTTCCCCGCTGAGATCGACGTCCCGCCTCTGACGTACCTCGACCAGCTAGGCACCATCTTCACCCGCTTCGGCACCCAGGACTCCGGCAACATCTCGTACGGCGTGCAGGCCGACGGCGCGCGGTACTTCGTCAAGACCGCCGGCGACCCCACCGACAGCCGGCCGTACGTCGACTTCGACGGCCGCGTCGCCCTCCTCCGGACCGCGGCCGAACTGGCGCGGTCGGTCACGCACCACACGATGCCCGGGCTGCACACCGTCGTCGAGTCGCCGGCCGGGCCGCTCCTCGTCTACGAGTGGCGTGACGGTGACCTGCTGGGCGAACCGGCGGCTCGCGAGCGCTTCCAGGCGCTGCCCACCGAGGAGATCCTGGCCGCCCTCCACGCCCTGTACGAACTGCACGCCGCCCTGGACGCGGCCGGCTGGGTCGAGGGCGACTTCTACGACGGCGCGATGCTGTACGACTTCGACGCGCGCCGGTTGACCGTGATGGACCTGGACACGTACCACCGCGGGCCGTACCGCAACACGATGGGCCGGATGTTCGGCTCGAGCCGCTTCATGGCGCCCGAGGAGCACGCCCTCGGTGCGCCGATCGACAGCCGTACGACGGCGTACGTCATGGCTCGCACCGCGCTGGTCCTGCTGCCCGAGCCGCCGCCCGCGCTGCACGCCGTGCTGCTCGAGGCGACGACGACCCGATTTCCCAGCTATCAGGCGTTCTACGAGGCGTGGCTGACCGCCTCGTCCACAACCGCCGACAACCTGACCAACCGCTCCACGTGA
- a CDS encoding 1-aminocyclopropane-1-carboxylate deaminase, with protein MALSDFPRYPLLFGPSPVHPLERLSAHLGGAKIWAKREDCNSGLAYGGNKTRKLEYLIPDALAQGADTLVSIGGYQSNHTRQVAAVAAKVGLKAVLVQENWVNWPDSLNDRIGNILLSRIMGAEVRLDPSGFGIGFKDSWKQALADVEARGGTPYAIPAGASDHRLGGLGFAQWAYEVQQQEQELGVFFDTIVVCSVTGSTHAGMIAGFAGQDRPRRVIGIDASAKLQETRDQVERIARGTAELIGLGRELRDDEITVLEGWAGDEYGIPVQSTLDAIRLTGQLEGMIIDPVYEGKSMAGLIDLIRTGDIPEHSTVLYAHLGGQPALNAYSSLFTQTQPIPGPTSVPTK; from the coding sequence ATGGCGCTCAGTGATTTTCCGCGGTACCCGTTGCTGTTCGGACCGAGCCCGGTCCACCCGCTGGAGCGGCTGTCGGCGCACCTCGGTGGGGCCAAGATCTGGGCGAAACGGGAGGACTGCAACTCCGGTCTGGCGTACGGCGGGAACAAGACGCGGAAGCTGGAGTACCTGATCCCGGACGCGCTCGCGCAGGGCGCCGACACGCTGGTGTCGATCGGCGGCTACCAGTCGAACCACACCCGCCAGGTGGCCGCGGTGGCGGCGAAGGTCGGCCTCAAGGCGGTCCTCGTCCAGGAGAACTGGGTGAACTGGCCGGACTCCCTCAACGACCGGATCGGGAACATCCTGCTCAGCCGGATCATGGGCGCCGAGGTGCGGCTGGATCCGTCCGGGTTCGGGATCGGCTTCAAGGACAGCTGGAAGCAGGCGCTCGCGGACGTCGAGGCGCGCGGCGGTACGCCGTACGCGATCCCGGCCGGCGCCTCGGACCACCGGCTCGGCGGACTCGGCTTCGCCCAGTGGGCCTACGAGGTGCAACAGCAGGAGCAGGAACTCGGCGTCTTCTTCGACACGATCGTGGTCTGCTCGGTCACCGGGTCGACGCACGCCGGGATGATCGCGGGCTTCGCCGGACAGGACAGGCCGCGCCGGGTGATCGGGATCGACGCGAGCGCGAAGCTCCAGGAGACCCGCGACCAGGTCGAGCGGATCGCGCGCGGCACGGCGGAGCTGATCGGCCTCGGCCGGGAACTGCGCGACGACGAGATCACGGTCCTGGAGGGCTGGGCCGGCGACGAGTACGGCATCCCGGTGCAGTCCACCCTCGACGCGATCAGGCTCACCGGTCAGCTCGAGGGCATGATCATCGACCCGGTCTACGAAGGAAAGTCGATGGCCGGCCTGATCGACCTGATCCGCACCGGCGACATCCCCGAGCACTCCACGGTCCTGTACGCCCACCTCGGCGGCCAGCCCGCGCTCAACGCCTACAGCAGCCTGTTCACCCAGACTCAGCCGATTCCGGGTCCCACGAGTGTGCCGACGAAGTAG
- a CDS encoding VIT1/CCC1 transporter family protein: protein MTETPGVSAEHHGDHTHRDVNGGWLRPAVFGAMDGLVSNFALIAGMDGGTSSGSKFIVLAGLAGLAAGAFSMAAGEYTSVASQRELARAEIEVERAEIRKHPIDEEIELAETYRAKGLDPDLASKVAKQFHSDPDQALEEHVREELGIDLTDLPNPVVAAASSFICFAIGAFVPLAPYLVGAGNVLPSLILSLTALFACGAVVSHVTSRSWWYSGLRQLLLGAAAAGLTYFVGTLVGPGIG from the coding sequence GTGACTGAGACCCCGGGGGTCTCGGCCGAGCATCACGGGGACCACACGCACCGTGATGTGAACGGCGGCTGGCTACGGCCGGCGGTGTTCGGCGCGATGGACGGCCTGGTCTCGAACTTCGCGCTGATCGCCGGTATGGACGGCGGCACGAGTTCGGGCTCGAAGTTCATCGTGCTCGCCGGTCTGGCGGGCCTGGCCGCGGGCGCGTTCTCGATGGCGGCGGGGGAGTACACCTCGGTCGCGTCGCAGCGCGAGCTCGCCCGCGCCGAGATCGAGGTCGAGCGCGCCGAGATCAGGAAGCACCCGATCGACGAGGAGATCGAGCTCGCCGAGACCTACCGGGCGAAGGGCCTCGACCCCGACCTGGCCAGCAAGGTCGCCAAGCAGTTCCACTCGGATCCGGACCAGGCCCTCGAGGAGCACGTCCGCGAGGAGCTCGGCATCGACCTCACCGACCTTCCGAACCCGGTGGTCGCGGCCGCGTCGTCGTTCATCTGCTTCGCGATCGGGGCGTTCGTCCCGCTGGCGCCGTACCTGGTCGGTGCCGGGAACGTCCTGCCGTCGCTGATCCTGTCCCTGACCGCGCTCTTCGCCTGCGGCGCCGTCGTCTCCCACGTCACCAGCCGTTCCTGGTGGTACTCCGGCCTCCGCCAACTCCTCCTCGGCGCCGCCGCGGCCGGCCTCACCTACTTCGTCGGCACACTCGTGGGACCCGGAATCGGCTGA
- the lgt gene encoding prolipoprotein diacylglyceryl transferase, with translation MSSLSSAVMIPASIPSPSQGVWHLGPVPIRAYALCILAGIFVGYWLGRRRWVARGGSAPVLADIMFWAIPFGLVGARIYHVITDAEQYFGPGEGSPIDALKIWHGGLGVWGAVGFGALGAWIACRRAKVPFLAVADAMAPGIALAQVFGRFGNYFNQELFGRPTTQPWGLEIAFGNRPTGYQDFATFHPTFLYEAIWNLGVVALIILLDRRFKFGHGRAFFLYVAAYTAGRAWIEDLRIDTANHFLGLRLNVWTSIILFVLAVVAFVISAKRHPGQEDVSSGPAAGQPADSEKQAAEPSDAEPDAAEPSDAKPDAAEPSAAKADRDEAPTAKANDGSRD, from the coding sequence ATGTCTAGTCTGAGTTCCGCCGTGATGATTCCGGCCTCCATCCCCAGCCCGAGCCAGGGTGTCTGGCATCTCGGCCCGGTGCCGATCCGCGCCTACGCGCTGTGCATCCTGGCCGGCATCTTCGTCGGCTACTGGCTCGGCCGCCGGCGCTGGGTGGCGCGCGGCGGGTCGGCGCCGGTGCTCGCCGACATCATGTTCTGGGCCATTCCGTTCGGACTCGTCGGTGCGCGGATCTACCACGTGATCACCGACGCCGAGCAGTACTTCGGCCCGGGCGAAGGCAGCCCGATCGACGCCCTGAAGATCTGGCACGGCGGGCTGGGCGTGTGGGGCGCGGTCGGCTTCGGCGCCCTCGGCGCCTGGATCGCCTGCCGGCGGGCGAAGGTCCCGTTCCTGGCGGTCGCGGACGCGATGGCGCCGGGGATCGCGCTGGCGCAGGTGTTCGGCCGGTTCGGCAACTACTTCAACCAGGAGCTGTTCGGCCGGCCGACGACCCAGCCGTGGGGTCTGGAGATCGCCTTCGGCAACCGGCCGACCGGGTACCAGGACTTCGCGACCTTCCACCCGACCTTCCTGTACGAGGCGATCTGGAACCTGGGCGTGGTGGCGCTGATCATCCTGCTCGACCGTCGCTTCAAGTTCGGCCACGGACGGGCGTTCTTCCTGTACGTCGCGGCGTACACCGCGGGCCGCGCGTGGATCGAGGACCTGCGCATCGACACCGCGAACCACTTCCTCGGCCTCCGGCTGAACGTGTGGACCTCGATCATCCTGTTCGTCCTCGCCGTGGTCGCCTTCGTCATCAGCGCCAAGCGCCACCCGGGCCAGGAAGACGTCTCGTCCGGCCCCGCCGCCGGCCAGCCGGCCGACAGCGAGAAGCAGGCCGCCGAGCCGAGCGACGCGGAGCCGGATGCCGCCGAGCCGAGCGACGCGAAGCCGGATGCCGCCGAGCCGAGCGCAGCGAAGGCGGACCGCGACGAGGCGCCCACCGCCAAAGCCAACGACGGGTCTCGTGACTGA